One window of Quercus robur chromosome 5, dhQueRobu3.1, whole genome shotgun sequence genomic DNA carries:
- the LOC126726468 gene encoding 9-cis-epoxycarotenoid dioxygenase NCED2, chloroplastic, translating to MAVPSITPNSSSWARAQISHPTLSSSSSSLLNLGFTSKSITLKKNKPNNNNNTIIHCALHSPSVLHFPKQPYQQPLITKDDTPMKPKKNTQPPHWNPLQRAAAMALDLAEGALVSRERQHPLPKTADPRVQISGNFAPVPEQPVRNSLPIIGTIPKCINGVYLRNGANPQFDPVAGHHLFDGDGMVHAVNINGRSATASYVCRFTETQRLIQERKLGRPVYPKAIGELHGHSGIARLALFFARGLFGLVDQNQGTGVANAGLVYFNDRLLAMSEDDLPYQVRIKASGDLETIGRHNFDDQLKSAMIAHPKVDPVSKELFGLSYDVIQKPYLKYFKFSPDGKKSSDVEIPLHEPTMMHDFAITENFVVIPDQQVVFKLQEMITGGSPVIYDKNKQCRFGVLAKNASNASDIVWVECPDTFCFHLWNAWEETETDEVVVIGSCMTPPDSIFNESDESLKSVLCEIRLNLKSGKSTRRAIIKDEVNLEAGMVNKNKLGRKTKYAYLAIAEPWPKVSGFAKVDILSGEMKKYIYGDRKYGGEPFFLPRDPNSENEDDGYILCFVHDERTWKSELQIVNAMNMKLEAAIKLPSRVPYGFHGTFVDSKDLANQA from the coding sequence ATGGCAGTCCCTTCAATTACACCCAACTCTAGCAGTTGGGCTAGAGCCCAAATATCTCATCCAACTCTCTCatcctcttcttcatcattATTAAACTTGGGCTTCACATCAAAATCCATCACCTTGAAGAAGAATaagcccaacaacaacaacaacaccatCATACACTGTGCTTTACATTCTCCTTCGGTGCTTCATTTCCCAAAACAGCCCTACCAACAGCCACTAATTACCAAAGATGACACTCCCATGAAACCCAAGAAGAACACACAGCCTCCACACTGGAATCCACTGCAAAGAGCTGCAGCCATGGCCTTAGACCTTGCCGAAGGCGCGTTAGTCTCACGCGAGCGCCAACACCCACTTCCCAAAACCGCAGACCCACGTGTCCAAATCTCCGGAAACTTCGCTCCGGTGCCCGAACAGCCGGTCCGAAACTCGCTGCCGATAATCGGTACAATCCCGAAATGCATTAACGGCGTGTACCTCCGAAACGGAGCCAATCCACAATTCGACCCCGTCGCCGGCCACCACCTCTTCGACGGAGACGGAATGGTTCACGCCGTTAACATTAACGGCCGCTCCGCCACCGCCAGCTACGTGTGCCGGTTCACCGAGACTCAAAGATTAATCCAAGAGCGAAAACTCGGGCGCCCGGTTTACCCGAAAGCCATAGGTGAACTCCACGGACACTCCGGTATTGCACGGCTAGCTTTGTTCTTCGCCAGAGGGCTTTTCGGACTCGTTGATCAAAACCAAGGAACCGGCGTTGCCAATGCCGGTTTGGTTTATTTCAATGACCGGCTTCTCGCTATGTCGGAGGACGATTTGCCGTATCAAGTCCGAATCAAAGCCTCTGGTGACTTGGAAACGATAGGCAGACACAATTTCGATGACCAGCTTAAGTCCGCAATGATTGCTCATCCAAAAGTAGACCCAGTTTCCAAAGAGCTCTTTGGTCTCAGCTACGATGTTATTCAGAAACCTTACCTTAAATACTTCAAGTTCTCCCCAGATGGAAAGAAATCCTCGGACGTTGAAATCCCTTTACATGAGCCGACCATGATGCACGACTTCGCGATTACCGAGAATTTCGTGGTGATTCCTGACCAGCAGGTTGTGTTCAAGCTCCAAGAAATGATCACCGGCGGCTCTCCAGTGATTTACGACAAGAACAAGCAGTGTCGGTTCGGTGTTTTGGCTAAGAATGCGAGTAATGCTTCGGATATTGTTTGGGTTGAATGTCCAGACACGTTTTGCTTTCACTTGTGGAATGCTTGGGAGGAGACAGAGACGGACGAGGTTGTTGTGATTGGCTCGTGCATGACACCGCCGGACTCGATCTTTAACGAATCGGATGAGAGCTTAAAGAGTGTTCTATGTGAGATTAGGCTGAATTTGAAGAGTGGGAAGTCGACGCGCCGAGCCATAATCAAGGACGAGGTGAACTTGGAGGCTGGAATGGTGAACAAGAACAAGCTTGGGAGGAAAACAAAGTACGCTTATCTTGCTATTGCTGAGCCGTGGCCTAAGGTAAGTGGGTTCGCCAAGGTTGATATTTTAAGTGGGGAAATGAAAAAGTACATTTATGGTGATAGAAAATATGGTGGCGAGCCATTTTTCTTGCCAAGGGACCCAAACTCAGAAAACGAGGATGATGGGtatattctttgttttgttCATGATGAGAGGACATGGAAATCAGAGCTGCAGATTGTGAATGCTATGAATATGAAGCTGGAGGCGGCGATAAAGTTACCTTCAAGAGTACCTTATGGGTTTCATGGCACTTTTGTGGACTCTAAGGACTTAGCAAACCAAGCATAG